A window of Thalassophryne amazonica chromosome 21, fThaAma1.1, whole genome shotgun sequence contains these coding sequences:
- the LOC117503111 gene encoding proto-oncogene c-Fos-like, producing MFTALNTECDSSSRCSTASPSVDNLGYYTSPAESYSSVGSPHSQDFTDLTVSSASFVPTVTAISTSPDLQWMVQPLISSVAPSHRSHPYSSNPTFSRASMRSTASKAHIQAKRGRMEQMTPEEEEKRRIRRERNKQAAAKCRNRRRELTDTLQAETDKLEEEKSSLQNDITNLLKEKERLEFILAAHHPICKIPSELDTDFPSVSVQSCFPTEVSVNPPVSTIASSTSNSIFSGSSSVLSTMSTSSEVKMTDLDSSVLEESLDLLTKTEMETARSVPEVDLSSSVYTTQDWEPLHASASNNDFESLCTPVVTCTPSCTTYTSSFVFTFPETEAFPTCGVAHRRESSSNEQSSDSLNSPTLLAL from the exons atgtTCACCGCCCTGAATACGGAGTGCGACTCTTCCTCCCGCTGCAGCACCGCGTCTCCCTCCGTGGACAACCTGGGATACTACACGTCCCCTGCCGAGTCCTACTCCAGCGTGGGATCTCCTCACTCTCAG gaTTTCACTGATCTCACAGTATCAAGTGCCTCCTTCGTACCCACCGTCACAGCCATCTCCACCAGCCCAGATCTGCAGTGGATGGTCCAGCCTTTGATCTCCTcggtggccccttcacacagatcTCACCCCTACAGCTCCAACCCCACCTTCTCCAGAGCATCCATGAGATCTACCGCATCCAAAGCTCACATCCAGGCCAAAAGGGGCAGAATGGAACAG ATGACACCTGAAGAGGAGGAAAAGAGGAGAATTCGCAGAGAGAGAAACAAGCAGGCAGCGGCAAAGTGCCGTAACAGGAGACGAGAGCTGACAGACACCTTGCAAGCT GAAACCGATAAGCTGGAGGAAGAGAAGTCGAGCTTGCAGAATGATATCACCAATCTCCTGAAGGAGAAGGAGCGGCTGGAATTCATTCTGGCCGCTCATCATCCCATCTGCAAAATCCCCTCAGAGCTGGACACAGACTTCCCCTCAGTTTCTGTCCAGTCCTGCTTCCCAACCGAGGTGTCCGTCAACCCGCCAGTATCCACCATTGCTTCTTCAACCTCCAACTCCATCTTCTCGGGCAGCAGCTCCGTCCTCTCCACCATGTCCACCTCCAGCGAGGTGAAGATGACTGACCTCGACTCATCTGTCCTGGAGGAGTCTCTTGACCTGTTGACCAAAACAGAGATGGAGACGGCGAGATCAGTGCCAGAGGTTGACCTGTCCAGCTCCGTGTACACCACGCAGGACTGGGAGCCCCTGCACGCCTCTGCAAGCAACAACGACTTTGAGTCCCTGTGCACCCCAGTGGTCACTTGCACCCCATCGTGCACCACCTACACGTCTTCATTCGTCTTCACCTTCCCGGAGACAGAGGCATTCCCCACTTGCGGCGTGGCCCACAGGCGAGAGAGCAGCAGCAATGAGCAGTCATCTGATTCACTCAACTCGCCGACCCTACTAGCCCTTTAA
- the LOC117503316 gene encoding proto-oncogene c-Fos-like produces the protein MTSDDNMSPDSCADSDPSSSCGPASPDGDTPGCSHSQHPSDALSSPEDGGENTEPRAADSCTPTGNATSTSPDLRWTVQPSAVRSVSSASGRAKPKAHGATRASAAPAGANKAKPSTRKGQKEQLSKEDEERKRIRRERNKIAAAKCRNRRRELIDTLQAETDKLEEERSALQTEIADLLKEKDRLEQVLASHKASCKLPANDDDEDVGDESVLQEETASSQLLSIMEKSPQNSTPIAEAPTASDMDNIPCIPAAAAILGNSNILLCASAGEEALQDLKGEDLDDLMPSLEVAAGAEMPASVPDIDLSGPFSLPDWDTLYKSVANDLESLNTPLMSSSPTCSNYRTVFSFNFSEIDSLADGCESFKGSFGASDFIKESLDSPTLLAL, from the exons ATGACATCAGATGACAACATGAGCCCGGACTCGTGCGCCGACTCGGACCCGTCGTCCAGCTGTGGCCCGGCATCGCCTGACGGGGACACCCCAGGGTGCAGCCACAGCCAGCACCCTTCTGACGCGCTTTCATCACCAGAAGACGGCGGCGAG AACACTGAGCCACGCGCTGCAGATTCCTGCACTCCGACTGGGAATGCAACCTCCACCTCTCCGGATCTAAGGTGGACGGTGCAGCCGTCGGCCGTCAGGTCGGTCTCCTCCGCGTCCGGCCGCGCAAAGCCCAAAGCGCACGGCGCGACCCGTGCGTCGGCCGCTCCTGCAGGTGCAAACAAGGCGAAGCCCTCAACCAGGAAAGGACAGAAGGAGCAG CTCTCCAAAGAGGACGAGGAGAGGAAGAGGATCAGGAGAGAGAGGAATAAAATTGCTGCAGCGAAGTGTCGGAACAGGCGCAGGGAGCTGATCGACACTCTGCAAGCT GAAACCGACAAGCTTGAAGAGGAGCGATCAGCCCTCCAGACAGAGATTGCTGACCTGCTGAAAGAGAAGGACAGATTGGAGCAGGTCTTAGCCTCTCACAAAGCATCCTGCAAACTCCCTGCAAATGATGACGACGAGGATGTTGGAGACGAGTCTGTGCTGCAGGAAGAGACGGCTTCTTCACAGCTGTTGTCCATCATGGAGAAAAGCCCACAGAACAGTACGCCGATTGCAGAAGCCCCCACAGCTTCAGACATGGACAACATCCCGTGCATCCCTGCAGCAGCCGCCATTTTGGGCAACTCCAACATCCTCCTGTGTGCAAGTGCAGGGGAGGAGGCTTTGCAAGACTTAAAGGGAGAGGACCTGGATGACCTGATGCCcagtctggaggtggcagctgggGCTGAGATGCCTGCCTCGGTCCCTGACATTGATCTGAGCGGTCCCTTCTCCCTCCCAGACTGGGACACCCTCTACAAGTCGGTGGCAAATGACCTTGAATCTTTAAACACACCGCTCATGTCTTCCAGTCCAACGTGTAGCAATTACCGCACAGTGTTTTCCTTTAATTTCTCTGAGATTGATTCACTGGCTGATGGATGTGAGAGCTTCAAAGGCAGCTTCGGTGCATCTGACTTCATCAAAGAAAGTCTTGATTCACCAACTCTTTTAGCCTTGTGA